The sequence ATCCAACTTCGCCTCTCGACTACCAAAATAAAAGAAATCGCAGCCCTGACGGCTGCCTTAGGGGAGTGACGCGATGAAATTCCATCGATCCGTCTTTCAATCGGCCCTGGCGCTTGCAGCCGTAGCCCTTTTCGCAGGCACCAGCGTCAGCCATGCGCAACAGCAGGACAAGAGCAAGCCGCTGAAGAAGTACGACTCCAGCACCAAGGAGTTCTGGACCCATCCGCCGGACGACTGGTTCCTCGGCGACGAGACCGAGGCGCAGAAGGGCCTGGCGCCGCCCTCGGGCCCGCCGACCGGCGCTTCCGACGCCGAGCTCGCCAACATCGTCAAGAAGATCAAACTGCCCCAGGGCTTCAAGATCGAGGTCTATGCCTCCGGCGTGCTGGCCGCGCGGCAGATGGCCTGGGGTGACAAGGGCACGTTGTTCGTGGGCTCGTTCGGCCTCGGCAACGTCTATGCCATCAAGGACAACAACGGAAAGAAAGAGGTCAAGACCGTCCTCAAGGGCCTCAACATGCCCACCGGTCTCGCCTTCAGGGACGGCGCGCTCTACGTCATCGCCGTCGACAAGCTGATCCGCTACGACAACGCCGAAGCCAACCTCGACAAGCTTGGCGATGGCAAGGTCGTCTATGACGACATGCCGTCCTACGCCGCGCATGGCTGGAAGTATATCGCGGTCGACAAGGAAGGCTGGTTCTTCCTGCCGTTCGGACCGCCCTTCAACATCGGCATTCCGCCGACCAGCGTGTCGCAGATCAGGCGCGTTGATCCCAAGACCGGCAACGCCGAAATCTGGGCGCTCGGCGTTCGAAACTCGGTCGGTGGCGACGTCGATCCACGCACCGGCAAGCTCTGGTTCACCGAGAATGCCCGCGACTGGATCAGCGATGACCTGCCCTCGGACAAGCTGAACATGATCAACCGAATCGGCGAGCATTTCGGCTATCCCTATTGCCATCAGGGCAACCTGCCGGACGACAAGTTCGCCATGGGCCACAAATGCTCCGAGTTCACGCCGCCCGTGCTGAATCTCGGCGCGCACGTCGCTCCGCTCGGCATGAAGTTCTACACCGGCAACCAATTCCCCGCCGATTACAAGAACAACATCCTGATCGCCGAGCACGGCTCCTGGAATCGTCACAAGTACCAGGGCGCGCGCATCGTGCGCGTGATCGTCGGGCCCGACGGCAAAAATCCCAAGCGGGAGGTCTTCGCCTCCGGCTGGCTCGAAGGCGACCAAGGTTATCTCGGTCGTCCCAACGACATCCTGCTCGACAAGGACGGATCGATCCTCGTTGCCGACGACTGGGCCGGCGCGATCTATCGCATCAGCTACAGCAAGAAGTAACACGACGTAACGAAGAGGCTGCGACCGGGCGACGGCCGCAGCCTCTTTTGCTTGTGACAGGCTTGCGATGGAACACGTTCGTCATGCCCGGACTTGATCCGGGCATCCATCAAACGAGAAACTCTTTTGTAAAAGGGATGGATTGCCGGGCCGACGCCCCGCCGAAGAGGCTTCGGCCTCGCAGGCGGGTCAAGCCGGCGATGACGGTCGGAGAGATTGAGCCATGCGGGTCGTTCGGTTTGGAATTCTGTCTGCGGTGCTCCTGCTTGCGCCGGCTGCTACGGCCGCCGACAATGCCGCGATCAAGGAAAAGGCTTCCGTCTGCTCCGGCTGTCACGGCGAGAACGGCGTCTCGCAGACCGAGAACATTCCATCGCTGGCCGGCCAGCCCGATCAATTCCTGCAATGGCAGCTCGTGTTCTTTCGCGCCGGCTCGCGCAAGAACGACCAGATGCAGCCGATCGTCGAAGGGATCACCAACGACGACATCCGCAGCTTCGGGGCCTACTTCGCCTCGTTGGCGCCGCCGAAGAGTTCAGAGGACAACGATCCTGATCTGTCGAAGAAAGGCGCGCAGGTTGCCGCCGGCCGCCGATGCGCGTCATGCCATTTGGACAATTATGCCGGCACCAAGGCGGTTGCACGGCTCGCGGGCCAGCGCGAGGAATACCTTGTCAAGGCGCTGCGCGACTACAAGGCCGGCCAACGCGTCGGCGGCGGCGTCGCCGCGATGGCCGATGTCGCCTATCACATGAGCGAGGAGGAAATCACCGCCGTCTCGCACTATCTCGCGCATCTGAAGTAGCGCGCCGTGCTGTGCGCGCCCCGGGACGACAGCTGAGAGTGTAGCTGGCCGCTATCCCACCCGCTGCTTCTCATACGCCTTCAGATGCGTATAGGCGATGCGCAGCTTCGGCACCGGCACCTTGGCAGCGTCCGCACGTGCGATGAGATCGCCGATGACGTGATCGGCTTCGACCGGCAGGCCCGCTTTGATGTCGCGGAACATCGACGCCGTCATCGGCGAACCCTCGGCGGTCAGATTGCCCTTCACCCGCTCGAAGAACGGCCCGCCTGGCGGATAGCCCGACGCAGCCGCGACCGCGCTGGTCTCGTCCAGCATGCCGAGCAGGAAATCCCGGCCGCCGGGCGCTGCGAGGATGTTGCCGACCGAGGTGCGCATCAGGCTGGTGCTGGCCGCAAGCGAGGACAGGAAGACCCATTTCTCCCACATGTCCTGCATGATGTTCTGGCTGGCGGTGGCGCCATTGATCCCGCTCTTGAAGGCCTCATCGATGGCCTTGACGCGGTCCGACAGCTTGCCGTCGCGCTCGCCGTAATTGATCGACTGCATCGGTTGCAGCTGCACCACCTCGCGCTGCTCGTTCAGTGTCGCGGCGATGGCGCAGAGCCCGCCGAGCACGCGCTCCTTGCCGAATTTGGCGTCCAGCGTATCGAGATGCTTCATGCCGTTCAGCATCGGGATGATCGCGGTGTTTGGCCCGACCGCGGCTGCGAACGATTTGATGGCGTCGTCGAGGTCGAACGCCTTGCAGCTGAGCAGCACGACGTCGAACTTGTCCTTGATCGCGTCGGCCTGAACCGTCGGCGGATTCTTCAAGGTCACATCGCCGTTCGGGCTCTTGATGACGAGGCCGGCGCTGGCGAGCTCGCCGGCGCGTCGCGGCCGGACCAGGAAGGTGACGTCGCGGCCGGCCTGCAACAGCCTGCCACCAAAATAGCCGCCGATGGCACCGGCGCCGACCACGAGGATACGCATGAAGAACTCCGTTCTATTCTTGGCGAATGGCGAATAGGGAGTAGCGAATAGTAAGCCCGATTTCCACTCGCTATTCGCTACTCGCCATTCGCGCGCTTCACTTTCCCGACACCATTTCCTCGACGTCGCGCAATTGCTCCTTGCCGAAGAATATCTCGTCGCCAACGAAGAAGGTCGGCGAGCCAAAGGCGCCGCGTGCCACCGCCTCCTCTGTGTTCTTGATCAGCTTGCCCTTCACCTCTGGTTCCTGCGCGCGGGCGAACAGCTTTTGTGCATCGAGTCCGGAGGAGGCCAGCGCCTTTGCCGCGATCTCGGGATCGTCCATCTTCTTCGGCTCGCGCCACATGTGATGGAAGGCGGCCTCGACGTATGTCTCGAACACGCCCTCGAGCTGCGCAGCGACTGCCGTGCGCATCAGGTTCAGCGTGTTGACCGGGAAGTGCGGGTTCCAGACATAGGGCTGAACCTTGAAGCGTTTGATGAAGCGCTCGGTCTCGATCTGCTGGAATTCGCGCTTGTTCTTGATGCCGGCGAGCGACTCGGCCGGCGACTTGTTGTTGGTGGATTTGAAGATGCCGCCGAGCAGGA comes from Bradyrhizobium sp. CCGE-LA001 and encodes:
- a CDS encoding PQQ-dependent sugar dehydrogenase, coding for MKFHRSVFQSALALAAVALFAGTSVSHAQQQDKSKPLKKYDSSTKEFWTHPPDDWFLGDETEAQKGLAPPSGPPTGASDAELANIVKKIKLPQGFKIEVYASGVLAARQMAWGDKGTLFVGSFGLGNVYAIKDNNGKKEVKTVLKGLNMPTGLAFRDGALYVIAVDKLIRYDNAEANLDKLGDGKVVYDDMPSYAAHGWKYIAVDKEGWFFLPFGPPFNIGIPPTSVSQIRRVDPKTGNAEIWALGVRNSVGGDVDPRTGKLWFTENARDWISDDLPSDKLNMINRIGEHFGYPYCHQGNLPDDKFAMGHKCSEFTPPVLNLGAHVAPLGMKFYTGNQFPADYKNNILIAEHGSWNRHKYQGARIVRVIVGPDGKNPKREVFASGWLEGDQGYLGRPNDILLDKDGSILVADDWAGAIYRISYSKK
- a CDS encoding c-type cytochrome yields the protein MRVVRFGILSAVLLLAPAATAADNAAIKEKASVCSGCHGENGVSQTENIPSLAGQPDQFLQWQLVFFRAGSRKNDQMQPIVEGITNDDIRSFGAYFASLAPPKSSEDNDPDLSKKGAQVAAGRRCASCHLDNYAGTKAVARLAGQREEYLVKALRDYKAGQRVGGGVAAMADVAYHMSEEEITAVSHYLAHLK
- the panE gene encoding 2-dehydropantoate 2-reductase — its product is MRILVVGAGAIGGYFGGRLLQAGRDVTFLVRPRRAGELASAGLVIKSPNGDVTLKNPPTVQADAIKDKFDVVLLSCKAFDLDDAIKSFAAAVGPNTAIIPMLNGMKHLDTLDAKFGKERVLGGLCAIAATLNEQREVVQLQPMQSINYGERDGKLSDRVKAIDEAFKSGINGATASQNIMQDMWEKWVFLSSLAASTSLMRTSVGNILAAPGGRDFLLGMLDETSAVAAASGYPPGGPFFERVKGNLTAEGSPMTASMFRDIKAGLPVEADHVIGDLIARADAAKVPVPKLRIAYTHLKAYEKQRVG
- a CDS encoding 2-hydroxychromene-2-carboxylate isomerase, which codes for MTRTAPQFLFDFGSPNAYLSHLAIPAIEQRIGVKFDYVPILLGGIFKSTNNKSPAESLAGIKNKREFQQIETERFIKRFKVQPYVWNPHFPVNTLNLMRTAVAAQLEGVFETYVEAAFHHMWREPKKMDDPEIAAKALASSGLDAQKLFARAQEPEVKGKLIKNTEEAVARGAFGSPTFFVGDEIFFGKEQLRDVEEMVSGK